In Synechocystis sp. PCC 6714, the following are encoded in one genomic region:
- a CDS encoding ParA family protein: MIIAITALKGGVGKTTTAVHLAAYLQQKDQTLLIDADRNRSALIWAREEKLPFYVASQAGSTALIRKYPHIVVDTRAMPELDEFRDLAEGSDLLIIPTTPNHLDLDATLKAAEQLASLKVNYKILLTKVDARTRSGREARQLLESENLPLFATEIPLLVAFERASQSGVIIRDYADPRSHLAWGRYKAVGQEILP, translated from the coding sequence ATGATTATTGCCATCACTGCCCTCAAAGGGGGCGTTGGGAAAACCACCACCGCTGTTCACCTGGCGGCCTATCTGCAACAAAAAGATCAAACTTTGCTCATTGATGCAGACCGTAACCGTTCGGCCTTAATTTGGGCCAGGGAGGAAAAACTACCTTTTTATGTGGCTTCCCAGGCCGGTTCCACTGCCTTGATCCGTAAATATCCCCACATTGTGGTGGACACCAGGGCGATGCCGGAGCTAGATGAGTTTCGGGATTTGGCGGAGGGGAGCGATCTGTTAATTATTCCCACTACCCCCAACCATCTGGATTTGGATGCCACCTTAAAGGCGGCGGAGCAGTTGGCTTCCCTGAAGGTTAATTACAAAATTTTGTTGACCAAAGTGGATGCCCGCACCCGCAGTGGCCGGGAGGCCCGGCAGTTATTGGAATCGGAAAACTTACCCCTATTTGCAACGGAAATTCCTCTGCTGGTGGCCTTTGAGCGGGCTTCCCAATCGGGGGTGATTATTCGTGATTACGCTGATCCCCGTTCCCACCTGGCCTGGGGACGCTACAAGGCAGTGGGTCAGGAGATTTTACCCTAG
- a CDS encoding ATP-binding protein — protein sequence MTDSYPAPVLATSSKALYHQVSSLLLYQGIFHHPIGEAFLDLLRYLHHNGTNQRPEATVCLQAYGHWFRRLAASGKSWQDFLLDRLLTDENPFSVRVQGEDLTELPESLLEAARHDLNLIQMVYQCPTEQILQWLIIASQTHVGLSAWQMPNQISFPGDNGQSWGENLSYVVDHYRDHGVGAVAHYRAFRWQQGELRGIVHADAVKLSDLVGYDEPQKALCQNTECLLRGLPALNVLLYGSRGSGKSSLVKALLNHYGDRGLRLVEVSLADLESLPVLVEKLRHYPQKFIIFVDDLSFEEEDERFKNLKVVLEGDLVARPANVVIYATSNRRHLIREFFGDRPSPQDADEVQAWDTVQEKLSFSDRFGLTLTFLPANQDVYLEIVHHLATQAGVNLSTTELDFRAKQWATRHNGRSGRTARQFVDYLMGEEGIRQIGKFSD from the coding sequence ATGACGGATTCCTACCCGGCTCCTGTGCTCGCCACATCCAGCAAAGCTTTATACCATCAAGTTTCTAGTCTGTTGCTGTACCAGGGCATTTTTCACCATCCCATTGGGGAAGCATTTTTAGACTTACTGCGATATTTACACCATAACGGTACCAATCAAAGGCCTGAGGCCACGGTTTGTTTGCAGGCCTATGGCCATTGGTTTCGTCGTTTGGCCGCTTCTGGCAAAAGTTGGCAGGATTTTTTGCTCGATCGCCTGTTAACGGATGAGAATCCCTTTAGTGTGCGGGTGCAGGGGGAAGATTTGACCGAACTGCCGGAAAGTTTGCTGGAGGCGGCCCGCCATGATCTGAATTTGATCCAAATGGTTTACCAATGCCCAACGGAGCAGATTTTACAGTGGTTAATTATTGCTTCCCAAACCCATGTGGGCTTGAGTGCTTGGCAAATGCCTAACCAGATTAGTTTTCCTGGGGACAACGGCCAAAGCTGGGGGGAAAACCTTAGCTATGTGGTGGACCATTACCGTGACCATGGGGTGGGAGCAGTGGCCCATTACCGGGCTTTCCGTTGGCAGCAAGGGGAATTGCGGGGTATTGTCCATGCTGATGCCGTTAAATTGAGCGATTTGGTGGGCTACGATGAACCCCAGAAGGCCCTCTGCCAAAATACGGAATGTTTATTGCGGGGACTACCGGCCTTGAATGTGTTGCTCTACGGCAGTCGGGGCAGTGGTAAATCTTCCCTAGTTAAGGCGCTACTGAATCACTATGGCGATCGGGGTTTGCGGTTGGTGGAAGTTTCCCTGGCGGATTTAGAATCTTTGCCTGTTCTGGTGGAAAAACTACGCCATTATCCCCAGAAATTTATTATTTTTGTCGATGATTTGTCCTTTGAAGAGGAAGATGAGCGTTTTAAAAATCTCAAAGTAGTTTTGGAAGGGGATTTAGTCGCCCGGCCCGCCAATGTGGTCATCTATGCCACCAGTAACCGCCGCCATTTAATCCGGGAATTCTTTGGCGATCGCCCTTCGCCCCAGGATGCCGATGAAGTACAGGCTTGGGACACGGTGCAGGAAAAATTATCTTTTAGTGATCGTTTTGGTTTGACCCTGACGTTTCTGCCTGCCAACCAAGATGTTTATTTAGAAATAGTCCACCATTTAGCTACACAGGCTGGTGTTAATTTATCGACGACGGAATTAGATTTCCGGGCAAAACAATGGGCCACCCGCCATAACGGGCGATCGGGCCGCACCGCCAGGCAATTTGTGGATTATTTAATGGGGGAAGAGGGAATCAGACAAATAGGAAAATTTAGTGATTAG
- the rimP gene encoding ribosome maturation factor RimP — protein sequence MTHPVIPEILALAQPIAEDLGLEVMDAVFQTNKRPPVLRIDVRNLRQDTSLNDCEAFSRSFDARLEQSTLITSAYVLEVSSPGVSPYLVTERDFIAFKGFEVVVSSDEPHQGQSQWQGSLQGRDGEAVYLSIKGRTVTIPVTVGLTVRLP from the coding sequence ATGACCCATCCCGTAATTCCCGAAATTCTTGCATTAGCACAGCCCATTGCTGAGGATCTTGGGCTGGAGGTGATGGATGCGGTGTTTCAAACCAATAAACGTCCACCGGTGTTGCGGATTGATGTCCGTAATCTCCGGCAGGACACAAGCTTAAACGACTGCGAAGCCTTTAGTCGGAGCTTTGACGCTCGGTTGGAGCAAAGCACCTTGATTACCAGCGCCTATGTGCTGGAAGTTTCTAGCCCAGGTGTTTCTCCATACCTCGTGACGGAGCGAGATTTTATTGCTTTCAAAGGGTTTGAAGTGGTGGTGAGCAGTGATGAACCCCACCAGGGTCAGAGTCAGTGGCAGGGAAGTTTACAGGGACGAGATGGAGAAGCAGTCTATCTGAGCATTAAGGGAAGGACTGTAACCATTCCTGTGACCGTGGGGTTGACGGTGCGATTGCCCTAG
- the psbD gene encoding photosystem II D2 protein (photosystem q(a) protein): MTIAVGRAPVERGWFDVLDDWLKRDRFVFIGWSGLLLFPCAFMALGGWLTGTTFVTSWYTHGLASSYLEGANFLTVAVSSPADAFGHSLLFLWGPEAQGNLTRWFQIGGLWPFVALHGAFGLIGFMLRQFEISRLVGIRPYNAIAFSGPIAVFVSVFLMYPLGQSSWFFAPSFGVAGIFRFILFLQGFHNWTLNPFHMMGVAGILGGALLCAIHGATVENTLFEDGEDSNTFRAFEPTQAEETYSMVTANRFWSQIFGIAFSNKRWLHFFMLFVPVTGLWMSSVGIVGLALNLRAYDFVSQELRAAEDPEFETFYTKNILLNEGMRAWMAPQDQPHENFIFPEEVLPRGNAL, encoded by the coding sequence ATGACCATTGCAGTCGGACGCGCCCCAGTCGAAAGAGGATGGTTTGATGTCCTCGACGATTGGTTAAAGCGTGATCGTTTCGTATTTATTGGTTGGTCTGGTTTGCTACTCTTCCCCTGCGCTTTCATGGCCCTGGGGGGATGGCTAACCGGCACCACCTTCGTTACTTCCTGGTACACCCACGGTCTGGCTAGTTCCTACTTGGAAGGGGCTAACTTCCTCACTGTGGCGGTATCTTCCCCCGCCGATGCCTTCGGCCATTCCCTGCTGTTCCTCTGGGGTCCCGAAGCCCAGGGTAACCTGACCCGTTGGTTTCAAATCGGTGGTTTGTGGCCCTTCGTTGCCCTCCACGGTGCCTTTGGTCTGATTGGCTTTATGCTCCGTCAGTTTGAAATTTCCCGGCTGGTGGGTATTCGTCCCTACAACGCCATTGCCTTTTCTGGCCCCATTGCGGTGTTTGTCAGTGTCTTTTTGATGTATCCCTTGGGACAATCCAGTTGGTTCTTTGCCCCCAGCTTTGGGGTAGCGGGAATCTTCCGGTTCATTTTGTTCCTGCAAGGTTTCCACAACTGGACGTTGAACCCCTTCCACATGATGGGGGTTGCGGGGATTTTGGGCGGTGCACTGTTATGTGCTATCCACGGTGCCACGGTGGAGAATACCCTGTTTGAAGATGGGGAAGATTCCAACACTTTCCGGGCCTTTGAACCCACCCAAGCGGAAGAAACCTACTCCATGGTGACCGCTAACCGTTTCTGGTCTCAGATTTTCGGCATTGCGTTCTCCAACAAACGGTGGTTGCACTTCTTCATGCTGTTTGTACCGGTAACGGGGTTATGGATGAGCTCCGTGGGTATTGTTGGTTTGGCTCTGAACCTGCGGGCCTACGACTTCGTATCCCAGGAACTGCGGGCCGCTGAAGACCCGGAATTTGAAACGTTTTATACGAAAAACATTTTGTTGAACGAAGGGATGCGCGCTTGGATGGCTCCCCAAGATCAACCCCATGAAAACTTTATCTTCCCTGAGGAAGTCCTTCCCCGGGGTAATGCTCTCTAG
- a CDS encoding CPBP family intramembrane glutamic endopeptidase, with translation MPKSTVNFKFNYQAIAGLAPPLRIGVFILLLAIAWLPFLVSLSLAIADANLRSIVVMGVLFLIFLILLIFWSHWCYRTPLSLKAYAVYGLVWNRRQGVELLRGLVLGFSFTFGLFIIQGLLGWAVLEPSGDRLWLIIWQGSLTGLGVALAEELFFRGWLLKELEQGYGNKISLASNAVIFAGLHFLKPLGEVIRTLPQFPALVLLGLSLVVTKRRHGDRLGHCIGLHGGMVWAYYIVNVGQLVSYTEKVPAWVTGIDRNPLSGVMGIAGLCLLLWLVNQGEKPRLKRLGF, from the coding sequence ATGCCAAAATCAACCGTTAATTTCAAATTCAATTACCAAGCCATTGCTGGACTAGCTCCTCCGTTGAGAATTGGTGTGTTTATTTTACTGTTGGCCATTGCTTGGTTGCCGTTCTTGGTTTCCCTTTCTCTGGCGATCGCCGACGCCAATTTGCGTTCCATTGTGGTGATGGGGGTTTTATTTTTAATTTTCCTCATCCTGCTAATTTTTTGGAGCCACTGGTGTTATCGAACGCCATTGTCTTTAAAAGCCTATGCAGTTTACGGTCTGGTCTGGAACCGCCGTCAGGGAGTGGAGTTACTGCGAGGACTGGTGCTTGGTTTTAGTTTTACCTTCGGTTTATTCATCATCCAGGGGTTGTTGGGCTGGGCGGTGCTGGAACCCTCGGGCGATCGCCTTTGGCTAATTATTTGGCAGGGGAGCCTAACGGGGTTGGGGGTGGCCCTGGCGGAAGAACTATTTTTCCGGGGTTGGTTGCTGAAGGAGTTGGAACAGGGTTACGGCAACAAAATTTCCCTAGCCAGTAATGCCGTTATTTTTGCTGGGCTTCATTTCCTTAAGCCTCTGGGGGAAGTAATTCGTACTCTGCCCCAATTTCCGGCCCTGGTGTTGTTGGGTTTGAGTCTGGTAGTTACTAAACGCCGCCACGGCGATCGCCTGGGCCATTGCATCGGCCTCCATGGGGGCATGGTCTGGGCTTATTACATTGTCAATGTGGGGCAATTGGTCAGTTATACGGAAAAAGTGCCGGCTTGGGTAACGGGCATTGATCGCAATCCCCTTTCCGGAGTGATGGGCATAGCTGGTTTATGCCTCTTACTTTGGCTAGTAAACCAAGGGGAAAAGCCCCGGCTTAAACGGCTGGGCTTCTAA
- the crtE gene encoding geranylgeranyl diphosphate synthase CrtE has product MVAQQTRTDFDLAQYLQVKKAVVEAALDSSLAIARPEKIYEAMRYSLLAGGKRLRPILCIAACELCGGDEALALPTACALEMIHTMSLIHDDLPSMDNDDFRRGKPTNHKVYGEDIAILAGDGLLAYAFEYVVTHTPQADPQALLQVIARLGRTVGAAGLVGGQVLDLESEGRTDITPETLTFIHTHKTGALLEASVLTGAILARASGEQQQKLSRYAQNIGLAFQVVDDILDITATKEELGKTAGKDLRSQKATYPSLLGLDASRTQAQSLIDEAIANLESFGTSAQPLQAIAEYIVARKH; this is encoded by the coding sequence ATGGTTGCCCAACAAACCCGAACCGACTTTGATTTAGCCCAATATTTACAAGTTAAAAAAGCGGTGGTCGAGGCAGCCCTGGATAGTTCCCTGGCGATCGCCAGACCGGAAAAGATTTACGAAGCCATGCGCTATTCCCTTTTAGCGGGGGGAAAACGATTACGCCCTATTTTATGTATTGCGGCCTGTGAACTCTGTGGTGGGGATGAAGCCCTGGCCCTGCCCACGGCCTGTGCTCTGGAGATGATCCACACCATGTCCCTTATCCATGATGATTTGCCCTCCATGGATAACGACGATTTCCGCCGGGGGAAACCCACCAATCACAAAGTTTATGGGGAAGATATTGCCATTTTGGCCGGAGATGGACTACTGGCTTATGCATTTGAATACGTGGTGACCCATACCCCCCAAGCCGATCCCCAAGCTTTACTGCAGGTCATTGCCCGTCTGGGCCGCACCGTGGGGGCCGCCGGTTTAGTGGGGGGGCAAGTGTTGGATTTAGAATCCGAAGGGCGCACTGACATCACCCCGGAAACCTTAACTTTTATCCATACCCATAAAACCGGAGCATTACTAGAAGCATCTGTACTGACTGGAGCTATTTTGGCCAGGGCCAGTGGAGAACAACAGCAAAAATTGTCCCGTTACGCCCAAAATATCGGTTTAGCTTTCCAGGTGGTGGATGACATCCTCGACATCACCGCTACCAAGGAGGAATTAGGCAAAACCGCTGGTAAAGATCTGAGATCTCAAAAGGCCACCTATCCCAGCCTGCTTGGTTTAGATGCTTCCCGGACCCAAGCCCAAAGTCTGATCGACGAAGCCATTGCCAATCTTGAATCCTTTGGCACATCGGCCCAACCCCTCCAGGCGATCGCCGAATATATTGTGGCTAGAAAGCATTGA
- the nblS gene encoding two-component system sensor histidine kinase NblS: MGTSASNPTAILQTLQDFLRKLWSEFNLQTRLMAAATLVVSLLMTGLTFWAVNTIQEDAQLVDTRFGRDVGLLLAANVAPMIADKNLTEVARFSSRFYENTSNIRYMIYADPSGKIFFGIPYSEETVQNSLTLERRIELPQIDPHNFDQPFVRQHHTPNGDVTDVFIPLQYQGNSLGVLAIGINPNPAAVNSSNLTRDVTIAVFISIWVMVILGAVFNALTITQPIKELLLGVKNIAAGNFKQRINLPFGGELGELIVNFNEMAERLERYEAQNIEELTAEKAKLDTLVSTIADGAMLVDTNLQLLLVNPTARRLFAWENKPIIGENLLENLPPEITAQLTQPLRELASDQGSLLFGPHHQPQEPDQDNTYAPEEFRISLTQPVPRTIRLMLTQVLDQTRENLRGIVMTVQDITREVELNEAKSQFISNVSHELRTPLFNIKSFIETLSEFGEDLSEVERKEFLETANHETDRLSRLVNDVLDLSRLESSKIYQLDAVDLHQLIEQSLRTYQLNAKDKQLQLEKILDPDLPLALGNYDLLLQVMTNLIGNSLKFTKAGGKIIVRAYPLHRSNLRPEEGAGLVRVEIADTGIGIDQEDQSAIFERFFRVENRVHTLEGTGLGLSIVKNIIAKHQSQIHLVSEVGVGTTFWFDLAVYQSMVMVVG; the protein is encoded by the coding sequence ATGGGGACTTCTGCGTCCAATCCGACAGCAATACTACAAACTCTGCAGGATTTTCTGCGTAAATTGTGGTCTGAATTTAACCTGCAAACCCGGTTGATGGCGGCGGCCACCCTGGTGGTTTCCCTGTTGATGACTGGGCTAACTTTTTGGGCGGTGAATACCATTCAAGAGGATGCCCAATTGGTGGATACTCGCTTTGGCCGGGATGTGGGTCTGCTTTTAGCGGCCAACGTTGCCCCCATGATTGCGGACAAAAATTTGACGGAGGTGGCCCGGTTTTCCAGCCGCTTTTATGAAAATACCTCCAATATCCGTTACATGATCTATGCCGACCCTTCCGGCAAGATCTTTTTTGGCATTCCCTACTCTGAAGAAACTGTCCAAAATTCCCTTACCCTAGAGCGTCGCATCGAATTACCCCAGATTGATCCCCACAATTTTGACCAGCCCTTTGTGCGGCAACACCACACCCCCAACGGTGACGTTACCGATGTGTTTATTCCCTTGCAATATCAGGGCAATTCCCTCGGTGTATTGGCGATCGGCATTAACCCTAACCCCGCCGCTGTTAATTCTTCTAACCTAACCAGGGATGTCACCATTGCCGTTTTCATTTCCATCTGGGTGATGGTAATTCTCGGAGCGGTATTCAATGCTTTGACCATCACGCAACCGATTAAAGAATTGTTATTGGGGGTAAAAAACATTGCCGCCGGTAACTTTAAGCAAAGGATTAACTTACCCTTTGGGGGGGAACTGGGGGAATTAATTGTCAACTTCAACGAAATGGCGGAGCGGTTGGAACGATACGAAGCCCAAAATATTGAGGAATTAACCGCCGAAAAAGCTAAGCTGGATACCCTCGTTTCCACGATCGCCGACGGGGCCATGCTGGTGGATACCAATTTACAGTTATTGCTGGTCAATCCCACGGCCCGGCGCCTATTTGCCTGGGAAAATAAGCCTATTATTGGGGAAAATTTACTGGAAAATTTGCCACCGGAAATCACCGCTCAACTTACCCAACCCCTACGGGAACTAGCCTCTGACCAGGGTAGTTTGCTGTTTGGCCCGCACCATCAACCCCAGGAACCAGATCAAGATAACACCTACGCTCCAGAAGAATTTCGCATTAGCCTAACCCAACCAGTTCCCCGCACCATTCGGCTAATGTTGACCCAGGTGTTGGATCAAACCAGGGAAAATTTGCGGGGCATTGTCATGACGGTGCAGGACATCACCAGGGAAGTGGAATTAAACGAGGCTAAAAGTCAGTTTATTAGTAATGTTTCCCATGAATTGAGAACACCTTTGTTCAATATTAAATCCTTCATTGAAACCCTAAGTGAGTTTGGGGAAGATTTGAGTGAAGTGGAGCGCAAAGAGTTTTTAGAAACCGCCAACCATGAGACCGATCGCCTTAGCCGTTTGGTCAATGACGTACTGGATTTGTCCAGGCTAGAGTCGTCAAAAATTTATCAATTGGATGCGGTGGATTTACATCAATTAATTGAGCAAAGTTTACGGACCTACCAACTCAATGCCAAGGATAAACAATTACAATTGGAGAAAATTTTAGATCCGGATTTGCCCCTGGCCCTGGGGAACTATGATTTACTACTCCAGGTAATGACCAATTTAATTGGCAATTCCCTTAAATTTACTAAAGCGGGAGGAAAAATCATTGTCCGGGCCTACCCCCTCCACCGCAGTAACCTCAGACCAGAGGAGGGAGCGGGGCTAGTACGGGTGGAAATTGCCGACACTGGCATTGGCATCGACCAGGAGGATCAAAGTGCTATTTTTGAGCGTTTCTTTCGCGTGGAAAACCGTGTCCACACTTTGGAGGGCACTGGCCTGGGGCTTTCCATTGTGAAAAATATTATTGCTAAGCACCAAAGCCAAATCCACTTGGTCAGCGAAGTGGGGGTGGGTACGACTTTTTGGTTTGACTTGGCGGTGTACCAATCCATGGTGATGGTGGTGGGCTAG
- a CDS encoding photosystem I reaction center subunit II PsaD translates to MTELSGQPPKFGGSTGGLLSKADREEKYAITWTSASEQVFEMPTGGAAIMNQGENLLYLARKEQCLALGTQLRTKFKPKIQDYKIYRVYPSGEVQYLHPADGVFPEKVNEGREAQGTKSRRIGQNPEPVTIKFSGKAPYEV, encoded by the coding sequence ATGACAGAACTCTCTGGACAACCGCCTAAATTCGGTGGCAGCACTGGTGGTCTTCTCTCCAAAGCCGACCGGGAAGAAAAATATGCCATCACCTGGACCAGCGCCTCTGAACAAGTGTTTGAAATGCCCACCGGCGGCGCGGCAATTATGAACCAAGGGGAAAATCTCCTTTATCTAGCCCGCAAAGAACAGTGTTTGGCCCTGGGGACCCAGTTACGGACAAAATTTAAACCCAAAATTCAAGATTACAAAATTTACCGGGTCTATCCCAGTGGTGAAGTGCAATACCTCCACCCCGCCGATGGCGTTTTCCCTGAAAAAGTCAACGAAGGTCGGGAAGCCCAAGGTACGAAATCCCGCCGTATTGGTCAAAACCCAGAACCTGTAACCATCAAGTTCTCCGGTAAGGCCCCCTACGAGGTTTAG
- the trpE gene encoding anthranilate synthase component I — protein MISPGFSHFTELAQHGNFIPVYQEWVADLETPVSAWYKVCSAQPYNFLLESVEGGESIGRYSFLGCDPMWVLEARGEETTQVLRNGQTETFRGNPLDTLAQCLESIRPVNLPELPPGIGGLFGVWGYELIRWMENRVPVYEPKDPDLPDGIWMQVDHLLIFDQVKRKIWAIAFADLRGEDVDLEAAYRNACQQVTKLVLQLQLPLPPEATPLELLTKTQLENKELNYSSNTEQEKFLEEVAIAKDYITAGDIFQVVLSQRLSTIYQDDPFKLYRSLRLINPSPYMAYYNFGHWQIIGSSPEVMVKADRQPDGKLMATVRPIAGTRPRGKTHQEDEQLAKELLNDPKEIAEHVMLVDLGRNDLGRVCIQGSVKVNELMVIERYSHVMHIVSNVIGELAPDKTAWDLLKACFPAGTVSGAPKIRAMEIINELEPERRGPYSGVYGYYDFEGQLNTAIAIRTMVVQEQADGFHRVSVQAGAGIVADSDPQKEYEETLNKARGLLEAIRSLS, from the coding sequence ATGATCTCCCCTGGGTTTTCTCACTTCACTGAACTCGCCCAACACGGTAATTTTATTCCGGTGTATCAAGAATGGGTGGCGGATTTAGAAACGCCGGTGTCCGCCTGGTATAAGGTTTGCTCTGCCCAACCCTACAATTTTCTCCTGGAGTCGGTGGAAGGGGGGGAAAGTATTGGCCGCTATAGTTTTCTTGGTTGTGACCCCATGTGGGTACTAGAAGCCAGGGGTGAGGAAACTACTCAAGTTTTACGCAATGGGCAAACGGAAACCTTTCGGGGTAATCCCCTCGATACTTTGGCCCAGTGCTTGGAGTCGATCCGCCCGGTGAATTTACCGGAACTACCTCCGGGCATTGGTGGTTTGTTTGGGGTTTGGGGCTATGAGTTGATCCGTTGGATGGAAAATCGGGTGCCAGTCTATGAACCTAAAGATCCGGATCTACCCGATGGCATTTGGATGCAGGTGGATCATCTTCTTATTTTTGACCAGGTCAAACGCAAAATTTGGGCGATCGCCTTTGCGGATTTGCGGGGGGAAGATGTGGATTTGGAGGCGGCCTATCGCAATGCTTGCCAACAGGTAACTAAATTGGTCCTGCAACTACAATTGCCTTTACCCCCGGAAGCTACCCCCCTAGAACTGCTGACTAAAACCCAACTTGAGAATAAGGAACTGAACTATAGCAGTAATACCGAGCAAGAAAAATTTTTAGAAGAAGTGGCGATCGCCAAGGATTACATCACAGCGGGGGATATTTTCCAGGTGGTGCTCTCCCAAAGACTTTCCACCATTTACCAGGATGATCCTTTCAAGCTCTACCGTTCTCTACGACTGATTAATCCTTCCCCCTACATGGCCTACTACAACTTTGGCCATTGGCAAATTATTGGCTCTAGCCCAGAGGTGATGGTCAAGGCCGATCGCCAACCGGATGGCAAATTAATGGCCACGGTACGCCCCATTGCCGGCACCAGACCCAGGGGCAAAACCCACCAAGAGGATGAACAGTTAGCCAAAGAATTGCTCAACGATCCCAAAGAAATTGCCGAACACGTCATGTTGGTAGATTTGGGTCGCAATGATTTGGGGCGGGTTTGCATCCAAGGCTCGGTTAAGGTGAACGAGTTGATGGTGATTGAACGTTATTCCCACGTCATGCACATAGTCAGCAACGTCATTGGGGAATTGGCACCGGATAAAACCGCCTGGGATTTGCTTAAAGCCTGTTTTCCCGCCGGCACCGTCAGTGGCGCGCCCAAAATCCGGGCCATGGAAATTATCAACGAACTGGAACCAGAGCGGCGGGGCCCCTACTCTGGGGTCTATGGGTACTATGATTTTGAAGGCCAGTTAAATACGGCGATCGCCATTCGTACCATGGTGGTGCAGGAGCAGGCGGACGGTTTCCATCGGGTATCAGTGCAGGCTGGAGCGGGTATTGTGGCGGACTCTGACCCTCAAAAGGAGTATGAAGAAACCCTTAATAAAGCCCGGGGCCTTTTGGAGGCGATTCGTTCCCTATCCTAG
- the phoU gene encoding phosphate signaling complex protein PhoU — MAASLSQQINNPERSYFEQALKRVEQDVLRMGALVEESFRMSHQALFENRLETPLKIAELEKEIDRLYRHIEQECASFLTLQAPVAQDLRLLSAIMQLVRDLERIGDYAQDLGEIAMKLTRYPPHPCMDEIAAMAWQAQHMLDQSLVCLTQLDPNAGEIVKKMDDVVDDAYDRLYKTLAFQRDIKGVVEPILLMALVIRHLERMADHATNIAQRVSYIVTGKRD, encoded by the coding sequence ATGGCCGCCAGCTTATCCCAACAGATTAACAACCCCGAACGTAGTTATTTTGAGCAAGCCCTCAAGCGGGTAGAACAAGACGTACTCCGCATGGGCGCTTTAGTGGAAGAATCTTTTCGCATGAGCCACCAGGCCCTGTTTGAGAATAGGCTAGAAACCCCCCTCAAAATTGCTGAGCTAGAAAAGGAAATCGATCGCCTATACCGCCATATCGAGCAGGAATGTGCCAGTTTTCTCACCCTCCAGGCTCCTGTAGCCCAGGATTTACGCCTACTCAGTGCCATTATGCAACTGGTGCGGGATTTAGAGAGAATTGGCGACTATGCCCAGGACTTAGGGGAAATAGCGATGAAATTAACCCGTTACCCCCCCCATCCCTGTATGGACGAAATTGCCGCCATGGCCTGGCAGGCCCAACATATGCTCGATCAAAGCCTCGTTTGCCTGACCCAACTAGACCCCAACGCCGGGGAAATTGTCAAAAAAATGGACGACGTGGTGGACGATGCCTACGATCGTCTTTACAAAACCCTCGCCTTTCAGCGGGACATCAAAGGCGTAGTGGAACCAATTTTGCTCATGGCCCTGGTGATTCGCCATCTGGAAAGAATGGCCGACCATGCCACCAATATTGCCCAAAGGGTTTCTTACATCGTCACCGGCAAAAGGGACTAG